A stretch of DNA from Mycobacterium senriense:
ACGGCGAATCGGGCGTCGGCAAATGGAATCTCGATCTCGGCGACCTGACGCCGGCGCTCAGCGTGCGCGACACCCACCGCCGCAACGGGGATGAGAACAGCGCGCTGGTCCACCTGCCCAGCTTCGACACGGTCGACGGCGAGGGCACGACCGTGGCGCGCGGCGTCCCGGTCCGCCGCGTCGGTAAGCACCTGGTGTGCACCGTCTTCGACCTGATGCTCGCCCAATACGGTGTGGCGCGGCCCGGCCTGCCCGGCGAATGGCCCACCGGTTACGACGACGCCACCCAGCAGAACACCCCGGCATGGCAGGAAGGGATCACCGGCGTATCGGCCGCCCAGGCCATCCGGGTGGCCAAAGAATTCGCGCACAGCGCCGAGGAATCCGGCGGCCGCTCCATGATCATCATGGGCGGCGGCATCTGCCACTGGTTCCACAGCGACGCGATCTACCGTGCGGTGCTCGCGCTGCTGATGCTGACCGGATCGATGGGCCGCAACGGCGGCGGCTGGGCCCACTACGTCGGACAGGAAAAGGTGCGCCCGCTCACCGGTTTCCAGACGATGGCGATGGCAACCGACTGGGTGCGTCCACCGCGACAGGTGCCCGGTGCCTCGTACTGGTACGCACACACCGACCAATGGCGCTATGACGGGTATGGCGCCGACAAACTGGCCAGCCCGGTGGGCCGGGGCAGGTTCGCGGGCAAGCACACCATGGACCTGCTGGCGTCCGCGGTGGCCATGGGATGGAGCCCGTACTATCCCCAATTCGACCGGTCCAGTCTGGACGTCGCAGACGAGGCGCGCGCCGCCGACCGCGACGTCGCCGACTACGTCGCCGAACAGCTCGGCCAGCGCAAGCTGAAGCTCGCTGTGACCGACCCCGACAATCCCGTGAATTGGCCGCGGGTGCTTACCGTTTGGCGCGCCAACCTGATCGGCTCGTCGGGCAAGGGCGGCGAGTACTTCCTGCGCCATCTGTTGGGGACCGACTCCAACGCTTCGGCGGTGCCGCCGGTGGACGGCGTTCGGCCCACCGACGTGACCTGCGAGGGGGACATCCCCGAGGGCAAGCTCGACCTGATGATGTCGATCGACTTCCGGATGACCTCGACGACGCTGGTGTCCGACATCGTACTGCCCGCGGCCACCTGGTACGAGAAGGCCGACATCTCCAGCACCGATATGCACCCCTACGTGCACGCCTTCAGCGCCGCGACCGATCCGCCGTGGGAAACCCGTTCGGACTTCGACGCTTTCGGTGTCATCGCCCGCGCCTTCAGCGCCATGGCCAAGGACCACCTGGGCACCCGCACCGATGTGGTGCTCAGCGCGCTGCAGCACGACACCCCGGACGCGATGGCCTATCCCGATGGCACCGAACAGGATTGGCTGCACTCCGGCACGACGCCGGTGCCGGGACGGACCATGGGCAAGCTCACCGTGGTGGAGCGCGACTACACGGCCATCTATGACAAGTGGCTGACCCTGGGTCCGCTGGTCGACAAATTCGGCCTGACCACCAAGGGTGTCACCGTGCACCCCTTCCGGGAGGTCGAGGAGCTCGCCGCCAAGTTCGGGGTGCTTAAATCCGGTGTGGCGGCGGGCCGTCCGGCCATCACCACCGCGTCGCGGATGGCCGACGTGTTGCTGCTGCTGTCCGGCACCACCAACGGGCGGCTGGCGGTCGAGGGCTTCCACGAACTGGAGAAACGCACCGGTCAGCGGCTGGTGCATCTGGCCGAGGGCAGCGAGGACAAGCGCATCAGCTACGCCGACACCCAGGCGCGGCCCGCCCCCGTGGTCACCAGCCCGGAATGGTCGGGCAGCGAGACGGGTGGCCGTCGCTACGCGCCGTTCACCATCAACATCGAGAACCTCAAGCCCTTCCACACCCTGACCGGGCGCATGCATTTCTACCTCGCGCACGACTGGGTCGAGGAGCTCGGCGAGCACCTTCCGGTGTTCCGGCCGCCGCTGGACATGGCGCGCCTGTTCGGTCAGCCCACGCTTGGGCCCACCGAGGACGGCATCGGGCTCACGGTGCGCTACCTGACGCCGCACTCGAAGTGGTCGTTCCACTCCACCTACCAGGACAACCTGTACATGCTCTCGTTGTCCCGCGGCGGCCCGACGATGTGGATGAGCCCGGGTGATGCGGCGAAAATCCAAGTGCGCGACAATGATTGGGTCGAGGCGGTGAACGTCAACGGGATCTACGTGTGCCGGGCGATCGTCTCGCACCGGATGCCCGACGGCGTGGTCTTCGTCTACCATGTCCAGGAGCGCACCGTGGACACGCCTCGCTCCGAGACCAACAACAAGCGCGGCGGTAACCACAACGCGCTGACCCGGGTGCGCATCAAGCCGAGCCACCTGGCCGGGGGCTACGGCCAACACGCGTTCGCGTTCAACTATTTGGGGCCG
This window harbors:
- a CDS encoding nitrate reductase subunit alpha, with amino-acid sequence MTVTPHIGGVLEELLERSGRFFTPGEISADLRTVTREGGREADVFYRDRWSHDKVVRSTHGVNCTGSCSWKIYVKDGIITWETQQTDYPSVGSDRPEYEPRGCPRGASFSWYSYSPTRVRYPYARGVLVEMYREAKARLGDPVLAWADIQSDPERRRRYQQARGKGGLVRVTWAEATELIAAAHVHTIKTYGPDRVAGFSPIPAMSMVSYTAGSRFFELIGAPMTSFYDWYADLPVASPQVFGDQTDVPESGDWWDAAYLMMWGSNVPITRTPDAHWMAEARYRGTKVVTVSPDYADNTKFADEWMPCAAGTDGALAMAMGHVILSECYVQKQVPFFTDFSRRYTDLPFLIKLEERGDMLVPGKNLTAADLGEAVENAALKPAVLDEVSDSVVVPYGSLGFRYGESGVGKWNLDLGDLTPALSVRDTHRRNGDENSALVHLPSFDTVDGEGTTVARGVPVRRVGKHLVCTVFDLMLAQYGVARPGLPGEWPTGYDDATQQNTPAWQEGITGVSAAQAIRVAKEFAHSAEESGGRSMIIMGGGICHWFHSDAIYRAVLALLMLTGSMGRNGGGWAHYVGQEKVRPLTGFQTMAMATDWVRPPRQVPGASYWYAHTDQWRYDGYGADKLASPVGRGRFAGKHTMDLLASAVAMGWSPYYPQFDRSSLDVADEARAADRDVADYVAEQLGQRKLKLAVTDPDNPVNWPRVLTVWRANLIGSSGKGGEYFLRHLLGTDSNASAVPPVDGVRPTDVTCEGDIPEGKLDLMMSIDFRMTSTTLVSDIVLPAATWYEKADISSTDMHPYVHAFSAATDPPWETRSDFDAFGVIARAFSAMAKDHLGTRTDVVLSALQHDTPDAMAYPDGTEQDWLHSGTTPVPGRTMGKLTVVERDYTAIYDKWLTLGPLVDKFGLTTKGVTVHPFREVEELAAKFGVLKSGVAAGRPAITTASRMADVLLLLSGTTNGRLAVEGFHELEKRTGQRLVHLAEGSEDKRISYADTQARPAPVVTSPEWSGSETGGRRYAPFTINIENLKPFHTLTGRMHFYLAHDWVEELGEHLPVFRPPLDMARLFGQPTLGPTEDGIGLTVRYLTPHSKWSFHSTYQDNLYMLSLSRGGPTMWMSPGDAAKIQVRDNDWVEAVNVNGIYVCRAIVSHRMPDGVVFVYHVQERTVDTPRSETNNKRGGNHNALTRVRIKPSHLAGGYGQHAFAFNYLGPTGNQRDEVTVVRRRSQEVTY